The region ttgggataagtggttgtttgacatggtatcagagcctctatgacttagcggtctagagttcgatccttgctcccctcactttctattAAAATGTGGAATTTAAGCACATGttaggtgggcctgtgcatttatccatgcttcaagcccaaagggctcttgcatgagggggcgtgttagaatataatataaaaccattcatttagcccttacccaacagcttaagcttttgggataagtggttgtttgacagtTAACATTTCTAttgttttaatgaaaaaaacacattttcttTTGGAAAATACAAACAAACAAGCCCTAAAGAGTAAAGAGAGACAACTCTAAGAAAAGACAACAAAAATCAGCATCTTTATAAAACAGTTGAACTACTCATACAATATACATACATGCCATGCTCATCGTTGCTTTGGAGCACCGATGAATAACAGTTTCCAACAAAGCTGTAGGCTGAATATATGTTGCAATTTACATATTATAGACCATATTGAGTTATGATTTTTATCGTAAGGCCATAAGCCTAAAAATAAGCTTTGAAAGCATAGATAGGCATTCCATAGGCCCAACCACAGCTAAGTTTATCCATTAGAATATTTTGGGTTTTAATTTCTATTGACTTTTGTATTAGATTTTATTTAATACTTTCCTCGGAAACCGATGTAATTATGTGATATATTATGGGTTTGAGATGCCATGTATATATGTTTATTGGAGCTGAGCCCAATTAGTAAGTGTGGTGAACTGTGGTGTAGGCCAAGTAACTTAGGGTCCATGATAGGTGGAAACTATGATTACTGTCATATCATATAACCAAGATACACTGATTGCACACTCTTCTGTTAAGGTTTCAaccaaagagagagagagagagagagagaacgagAGGAAGATCTTGTCTTAGAGTGTTCATTGTTGAAGGTAGTTGATTTCATTTGGTCTTCAAAAAGATAcgcaatttatattttttttcttggtaTTCTAAATCATTGCATAGATCCAATAATATTCAACATAAGCAGTATTAAAAGGATAAAAATTGACATCTAGCATTGTTTGAAAAAAGAATTCATTTTATCAGTTTCATATAATCATCCTCAACTGATGCTTCCTATATAAGCTTATTTAATTGGAGGAAAAAGAAATCATCAGCTATCCttagagaaaatgaaaataggaAACAGAAATGAGTGAAATACAGCTACCTCTCTATGTACTCAGATGCCCCATACTTGAAATGGGTACCACCACCAGGAAACCACCAGAGCTGGCCTTTCTCATGGACCCAATTTTGGCCTCCTTTGACTTCTGCAAGATGTGTGTGATTCACATTACTTCGCCAAACATAATCCCTGCTAATAGGCCATTTGATAGGTATTTTATAATCCTTTGGTGGTGGAACCAAGCAAAATAAGCGCTTTTCAAGTGGAGGACAGTGTCTctctaattcttcttttctAGAaacatcaaggtttgggatcaATGTTGCCACATACGAAACATCATGGCAGGGAATATACTCATTGAACCTCAAAGGGCATACATCTATTCCAGTTTCAGGAATTACTAGAGGAGTTTTGCGGTAAGTCAGAGCAACTTTATTTGCAAATCTGGAAGTGCCTACAAGAGTTAGAAATATTCGTATATCAGTCATAAAGCAGCAATAGGAAAGTAcatgtttcaactttcaacaaaagttttcaaataatacactcAGTGATACCTCCCCCAGATATGTAATTGAAAACTGTTTGGAACTCAATCAAGGTCTTTAAATAAATCACATGTTGATACCATTTGGAGAAGAGCACGCTACTTGGGTTTTACAGCATTAAAATCATTCATTCCAAATAGAAGACACTACTATTGATATCCACTAACTCGAATCTAACAATTTGAAAATGCTTAATGACATTGATATCTTCCTAcccattaaaataaaaatcaaatactcAATGTAAAAGCTGATATTATTAGTAACAGAAGCATATTTTAGAGAAATTAGTATGAAATTATTAGAAATTGCTACCATAATGTGAAACCCTAATCAAGAATTCCGAAAAATTGAACTTGAGTTGAGCTGAAGAGGTTACTTACCATTGGATGAGGCACTGTTGGCAGtagaatttgaagaagaagaaggggcaGGGAGCTGAGATATGTAAAGGGGAGCATTGTTGCCAAACATGGTGCCAgcataaaaggaaacaatcatcAAAAGCAAAGAAGCCATTATAATCTGCCCAGATTTGGAATCAAAGGCAGAACCAATGGCAAAACCTCCCATTTTTGTTCCtacttccttcttcttcttcttcactgcAACAACTGGATTTCGTTGTAAAAATGgttcagagagaaagaaaacagaGGAAGACGCTGAATCTGAGCATTGTGGTGGAGGGAGAAAGAGAGCTTGGAGTTGTGTGCATCCAAGCCTTTCAGATCGGTGAAATTTACTtcgctttttcctttttttctttttcttcttattagTTTAGTGGTTGTTTAGTTTGAATTAGAATTCCGTGTCACGCCCGAATGGtacttaagtggtaagagctcaGCTAGGTAAAATATGAGTCGGGAAGAAAAGATTCACTGATCAATCAATATCATTTATCTAGGTGCACGGGCAGATCTGATGAACCCGCCCGGCCCAACCCTATCCCATAgcaaaaatgcgggttggattgaACAAATAATAATCGGATGGATTTTATTATAATCCAACTATGTTCGGATTGGATGTCGGATTTAGAAATAAATTTATCCGACCTAACCCGAAATCCaaacttaatattttatttgatatatattttttaatcttaCCCCACTCATACATGACCAAAACTTATCGGAAGTCTAGAATTAGAAATTTTTTTCACAGTTTCAAGATAAACCATTTTAAGCATAGTGAAACCATAGGGACCATATGCTTCGCTACCACGGGCATCGGCTGCACCAACAAGTTTCCTCTGATGAACAAAGTTTTATGATGTGTCATATTTGGATGCTGGAAATTGCCGTTTCTGGGATCCTAATTATGCCTTGCCACATAAACCTGTCTATAGAGAGTGGAAGTGAGGGCTTCCTGGACAGGTTGCCCCACGAGTGGGGGTATGATTTGGACAACGTGAGCTAGTGACTTAGATTATCTCCTCTGCGACTCTTCCCTTGCAAACTGCAAGTCATTGTGAACCATGAGCTTGACAGTCTTGGCTAAGTTTTTTATACTTGAGAGGTACGATTGCTACTTGATCCGCAATTGTTTGTAAAATTCATTTTGTGTTCGGACTTCAATTGCATACGCCAACTTAGATCGTGAGACGAGGATGAAATTTTTTCAATAGCGAGACAAGTCATACTGAGCATGTCAATTTGTTGGTTCAAATAGATTTTAGGTCTAGGGTTGTCGTGTGAGTTAGTTAGGAAAATTAACGTAACGATTCCCTAATCAAGCGATTACCTGAGGAAAGGACTTTGTTCGTCAATGTAGGTTCCTAAGACACTCAAAAAATCAGTAAGGTTGAGGACGAGGTAAACTGAGGTAATGACTTAAAATGGATAAATAAAAGCTTAAATGATTGAAAGTAAAGACTGGGATGTAAAGTAAGTGCTAAAAAAATTGCTGGAAAGATAAAAGTTAATAAAGTAAATGAAATGAGAAAATACGAGAAATGTATATGTTGTATTGATGGTTTGATTGTGGTTTTTGTACGATTAACTCTCTCCTTATTTATACAGAGATATCGGATAACTATAATAGTTGATCTGAAATAATCCACTAACCCATATTATGTTTCTCCAAGCACTCACAGGTTGTGAAGTGTGAGTGTCTTATCCCTCCTAATCAACCTGACATATAACTCTAAACCTATCTTCCTTGTATTGATTAGTTCATAATGGAAAACcacattttctattatttagtAACAGAACCAATTGCTTAGTCTGCACGTGAGAAACCCCTCGAAGCCTCAAAATATCTTTTCATTTCTATTTTAGCTTGTATCTTTGCCCACAAATCCGGTCCAAATGCATGATTGCTCACGCTCGACTCAGTAGGTTCACTATTTCAATAGCTAAGCTCATAACTTCAACTAGAAATGACAATGAGTAGGATCTAGGTAGAGTACTATAGTACCTGTCTCTATACCCACATTTTTAAAAATACACGTACCTGTCAACATACCCGCGTGAGTACCAATTTGGATGCTCATCCACATATCCTCCGAGTACTTACATGCCCGTACTCGTACCCATTACTCGCAATTCAGTTAACATAACAATTGTTAATAGCATTGATtataaatacaaaaaattatgtgaatatttaaaaactaaaatcatttaactaatatacattttttaaaatgagtaagtgagaaaatcataattttgaatttataatATAGATTCTATTAAAATAGTCCTAaggttgtaacaaaaaaaggtTGTAGGATAAtaacttacttttttttttcaaaaataagtgGAATAAATTAGCAACAATAAATATAGGCTTAatttcacttttggtccccaatttTGTTATTTCTATGAAAACCGTCCTCAATGAAGAAATTAGCAAAAAGCATTCTCAAAGTTACCCTCTGTTAACACATTTGGTTCCTTTAGTATTTTTCATCCAAAATCTAACGGTTTgagagaccaaaagtgcaattaagtcaaCTTCCTCACCATCGTGACCTGCACTTTTGGTCGCCCAATTTTCCATTTCATccacttaattgcacttttgatccCTCAGACCGTTAGATTTTGGATGGAAAATACTAGAGGGACCAAAGATGTTAACAGATGGTTACTTCAGGATGCTTTTTGCAAACTTCTTAGTtaggggacgattttcgcagaaAGGATAAAATTAGGggactaaaagtgcaattaagccataaatataatattaatcatCACTTATTCacttaattttagaaaaagagtaagttacaaaattataactttaattaagttttttttagagAATCTTTAATTAAGTTTGTTAAAATTATAAAGTATGTGTGTATAATAAAGTGTGTGTCGGTATGAGGTGGGTTGGGTATTATAGTACCCATTCCGGCACTCATAACCACTATTTTTTACGGGTATTTACTCATACCTATCTAACGGGTTTTTACCCTATTCtttgtgggtattttttgcggatACCCACCTAATGGGTCTGAGACCCATTACCATTCCTAGCTTCGACTATTCTTCCATTATCTACTTCCTATACGCAACGACTATTGCTGCAAAAACAATCGTTACATACTTTTTGGGTGCCAACACCGGATACTATTTTATTATTTGTAATACGATTTATGATTAATTAATACGTagtgtcagtgtaaaacttaaCCAACGACATTATGTCGCATAAGAACAAACAGTCACAtttcttttgaattttaattaaaatatcttGTTTCTAATACAGAGGAAATTAATTGGATGTCAacataaaacaaaacatcaacCATTTTATGGAAATGATCAATAGTGGAATACAGTAATATTTTGAACTTGCAAACAAACAATCAAAAGTTCAAAATATATAGTGCATCTTTGGATACACAATATAGAAACATGACGAAACTAAAATCATGGTAGATAGAAACAAAAGTTAGGGGAAATTGCTTCTTCCCACCATGATTTTGCCTTCCCGTGATTTTCCACCCGGTATCGAAACTAATTAACCAATCAAGAAGGCCTCCCGCATTCACTTTTAGTTTGTATACCGCCTATGCTTGAAACAACCAGAGAAGAAGCAAGCGGTCCTTTGCAATCAGCTATAAAACGAAAGATCAAGCTTCAGCACTGCTCATATAACATAGTTTTGACAGGGATTTCTGAGGATGAAACCAGATTGAGAACAGGAATAATGCAAAACTGAGGAAAGTCTCGCCAGCAAGAGGATTGCTGAGGAGTCCCAGCCCCAGagtttcaaaattgaaaatgcAAATGCCACATGAATAAGGATGGATTTTCAGGATTTTCTTACGGTTTAGTGAAGAAATTTTAGAGGATAGAATGTCATTCCACTAATAGATGGAGTTTAAATAGAGTGAGTAGGATTCAGAAGTAACTGCATCCTCAaaaaaataaggtctcaactaTTTAATATAGTAGTGAATTTTTTGAAGTCTCAAGAACCAATTATAATTATGACCTCAAGAAAAATTTCGCCTAGGGACTTCTGAGCAAACTCACAAATATACAattgaagaatctgaagaatAAATAACTCTgaatttccttttcttttcattttccaaaTCTAAACACTATAATAACTTGATACAGGCATGGAATTTGCACGAGTACAATGATTTTTTGCCATTTTTCTGGTACCTAACCtaccaaaaaaaagtaatgTATAAAGAACTCACTCTGTTGATTCTAGTCAATGTAAAAATGAGTTAGCAGCAGCAGTCAGTCCACATCCACACAAGAAGAACAGTCAATGTCTTGAAGAGTGATTCTCCCCATGTACAAATCATGTACATGATCAGTACAGAGAGGGAGGCACTTCCTATTCAAGCTTTCATGAATTGTACCCATCCCTTGCACCCATTTTTCATTCTCCAATGGGTTCAAATTCAAACTGTTTTGCAGCAAATGGACCCGATAAAAGACTCTAGTTGAGTTGTCACAGAAATGGGCAATACAATGGGATGGAGGCTCATCATAAGCCAACCTTACTATAGCCAAAGATAAAGCCCCGTCTACAGGTTTTGGATCTGAAAGATTTTTATCTCCCATCATCTTAATTTCTCTTTCTGTTGGAAAATGCACTTCATCATTTCCATTCATATCATACACTTTTAAATCTTTGCTGAAATGCTTTATTGCTTCGCGCTTAGTGGATTCATGCTTCTCTGCTAAAGTCAAGATACAAGAGAACCTCAAATGATAACTCACAATAGTCTTCACCATCTTGAAGTTGTGACAACAGCAGAAGAAATCTAGCCACCTTCGTGCTACGCCAGCATACCATTTGATAATATCAGAATCCTCAAGAGCAGCAAGGAATTCAATTGGCCTTGGACGACCCATAtgatttgtaaacccaaacagCTTAACAGCTTTTCTAATTAGTATCACTGGTGCATCAACTTTCATACAGAGCCTCGTCAAATCATCAACTGTTCCTTTTGCATATCTttgttcctcctcttctttttcccttatttcttcttcctcaattgCTTTCCTAGCCTTTACAGGATTCAAATGCTTATTTACCTGCTCTTGGAACTCATCATAAGCATCAACAAGCTCAGGTGGTAATTGATTTCTAATGTGCCTCAAGGATAGGAAGTCTCCAGCTGTTAGACTTCGATGCCATTCTTGACACTCATCCACATTCCCCAAGAACTCTAGCACTACTTCATCTGCCCAAGATTTAACAATTTCCCGGACCTCATTTTCAatactaaattcaaatttaaaccCATCACTTCGCTTCATCTTCTTATAAACATGATTAAATATCCTCAACCCCAATTTCCTTCTGTTCCTTTCTCTGGCATTTTTCAACTCTAGAGCTCTGACTTCCTTCTGTCTAAGGTACTTCTTCCTTGCCCTCATTGCTTTCTGTGACATAGGCGGGTTCAGAACCGAAGGCGCAACAGCCTGTAATTCCATCCCAAGAAATTCAATCTTCTCAGACACCGCGCTATGGATTGCAGTATTCACTTTATCAACACATAAACACAAATCAACTTCCAAACTTGCCACAACTCCCCTCATCAACTCCATCGCCAAAATCTTCGACGACCCCGACGTGGCAACAAGTATCTCATCCAAGTACCTCACTGCATACACCTTAACTGGGTTGTAAAACACACCAGATTCCAAACCTGAATCATTCAGCTTTGGATTCAATTCACGACTCTCTCGATTTTCCCTAAGCCTTATCTCCTGAATCTCTTTATCAAACCCATCAAAGTATATATTCATCAAAATTGAGCACAACCCACATTCCTGAGGAAGCCCTCTTCCAAGACTATTCCCACCAAATTCAATCACCAAAGCCTTATGTTCAAACAACCTCTTTatcaaatcaatcaaatcaccATCTTTAACTTTCCCTTCAATTAAACAACACAACTTCTCCACATGGAAATGCTCAAATTTCTGAGGCTTGAACCTCACAGTAAACCACCAACTAGGGTTTTCAACAGAGTTTTTCAGGTACCTTATCGCAGTGTGCCTCCCCATCCCAACACGACCACCGTAGCAAAACGTCGCGAACCGCTCGTCGTACACCGCTTCCAGCACCATCCTCACCGCTTCAATCACCACCTTGAGCTTCAAATTGGGCAGAACCAACGGCGAAGCGTGTATCCGGCCTGAGGGCGGCGTGAGCGGCACGCAGCACGCTCCAACGTCAAACCGATTCTCGCGGAGCTCGCGGCCCACGGATTCGATGGTGAAACGCTCGGGGAGAAACGGGGTTCGCGGCGGGGCGGCGAGGTTGTAGCAGGCGGTGAAGAGGACGGAGGGTGAAGCGACGACGTTTTTGACGAGGTCGGTGAAGTTGCCATGAGAGTAGTTAGTGAGAACGAGGGTCTTGAGCTGCGTTTTGGTGAGGGGCTGTATGGGTTGCAGTGCTAGTGttgagtgagagtgagagtgagagtgagagagtggGAGTATGTTTGAGTTTGAAGTGAAGATGGTTCTTCTGATGCGCAGTAATGCAAGCATGGAATTGGAATTGAATCAAGAGGGAGTTTTCTTCACCCTTTTGTAGAGTTTATTTTCTTCTGAGAATGCCACACTCCCATCATCtctctcacaacaagtccctagcAGATTCAGGCGCATCTCAATCTATTATTcgaatttattaatattaatattattagggttaagtatttttttttttggttaatagtcaaattagtccctgagttTGTAAGCGATTTTAATTTTAGTCTCTTTAAGGAAAATGACATTTAGTAGCGGTCAAAAACCGCCAAGATTGTAAAAATGTCTctcactaaacgtcattttttcttagagggactaaaatcaaattcgCTTACAAATTCGGGAACTAATTTTACCATTAACCGTTTTTTTaatgagttttatttttaaCATGGCTGGAAATATTATTAAGAAACGAGCATTGAAGCCAATAAGTCGACCTGAAGTAAAGCTAAAAGACCCAGAGGCCCCTCCTCCACCCAAACAACATCATTGAGTGAGGAGGCATGCTAGGCCATAAAATGAGCACAAACATTGCCCTCTCTTCGAGTAAAAGAAAGatcaaaatgataaaaaaaaacaaaggttAATGCAATCCTGAAGAATCATAGCCAAATAAGAATCACCCTCTAGCCAAATAACTGCTTCTTGTGCCTTTCTTGGCCTTTTTGAAGGTGAGGAAATGATGGCAAAGGATAGAAGTGGAGAGATTGTTCCTTACCATCCTCCATTCAATTTGGGTCTTGAAGAGGGTTCCACACCTGTGTGTCGTTGGAGGGATGGTAGCTTCGAAATTGATTTACCTATGATGCAGTTGAAGGACTTGTTCAATGTCAATCATTTTATTGATAGTCAGGCCAATCCTCATATTGCACCATTATTGAGATTGAAAGGATTTGTATGAGCTTATGAAGGCAATTTTGCCGCCAAGGTATGTTCCTGGACTTGGACTTCTAATAAAAGCAAAATAAGACATACATATGAatgtgtttttttgttgttattgcATATATAAAGCTGTGTAAATGAATTTCACTTCTACATTTACCATTATTCCAAAGCTTCATTCCCCTGAGTTGATGTGAAAACTGAAAATGGTTACTCATTGTTAAACTGACTGGCTACACAGTTAGCTCTTTTTTCATTTCTATATATCTGCCTTTGCTTTTGGATTTGTTGTGCTTCACTGATGAATGAGATTTGGGGTGTGTTTTTGGATGTTATATTATGAGAGTCTATAAATATCATGAACTATGTCTTCATTATGTTGTTCCCTTgtttggttgtctgcattttagctaagtctGTTGTGTGCCAACTTGTCGGACccgatgttgtaacatcttgcCTATGACATCTGTCCCTGAGTATCTGCTGTGAGTTGGTTATTTGGTTATCTGTGAAGCTTTGTGTTCAAGTTAGATTTTTGCTGGAAGCTTCTGTGCGCCGTTAAGGAATATTCCGTGTGTAATCAAACTCGATTCAAGGGGGTTTGATTTGAAGCTATTTATGGAAGTTGGAATCTGCTTAATTATTGATTGACCGAAGATCATGTGCAGATTTGTTACTTGGTTGTTTCTAATAACAACTTCCTGACTCTGTGTATGGACCGTGTGATCTTTCAAGCCCAATGAAGACAAGGCTAGGAAGACTATATGTGAAGACCCAAGACCTAGGCTCTAGGTGCGGAACATATCATTGTATTAGGCTTTTTGTCGAGTTCATACTGCTTGTACTCTTAGCAGCTTTATGCCATTGTTGTGAGCTGAGAGTGAGTGTTTACTGTGTGATCTTGAAATCTGTCTTTGTAACTCATACTTgagttcaatcactgtggcagtgattgtgagagagtgagagggagtTCTTGTAACATCCCACCAACCAGGTAAAGACCTCATAGGCGACGCGAAACCCTAGAAAGTCGGAATAGGAGCTAATAGTATAATTATACTATATacatatgatatatatatatataaatatgtgTGTGTGAATGCATGTATGTGTGATATTTTATTATAGTACTTGTTTACACGTAAATCGAGACGTCGGTCAATCGACTATAAATCGACCCGACAATAgaagtaccaaagacatggtcatAATAACCCCAATAAGAGGATGAACTCGAGATAGATGATCTGGTCACATCTCTTGGCAATGATAgatgtgtaagacccaagtttttaagcttgtgtcaagtgaataaaattcctattcacgattagggttgatgtatcgtgaagggaaacctgaacaagagtttatttaatgaaataaatgtatgaaggagaaagttcaggaaaagtctgaggatcgtatcgaagtcgataaaagttatagcacgatcgttatacgcttaaacctagggcagaaaccctagtaaatagctagtttacgcttaaagtcacgatggaaattaattccaaaaatcttcagagaaatgttagaacttctcttattcattgtatggcaatcgtttcaaggcgaaactctagaatctacgaacgtccgattccaatcatcggaagtttgccgaaactaaaaccctgatagttcaaaaccctagaatcaaccgacgatgaagacttttttctattcggaacttcagatgaagattccacacgcgtacacccatttctcttgatgatttcaacctttcttcagaaggaagttttctattccgacatccgatgcaaaaagtaacttatcgggtaaaatagttttacaccgactttgcattagttacaaaaaataccaggaaacctcttttgagttttggatttatgtcgccaaaacctatcttagaattcacggagaatgaagccggaaaaatcagattcgcgaaactttcattttaccgcgttttgccaacctctatatatagcaagaaaaggagaaaaaatggcaaaacttcaccattttctctccataaacccgcgagcttcaccaagagaggaggaagaagagcttttgttcatttcttgcttgatcgttgatccaacagttgctacttcaaggtatcgaggtatagtcgctaattcttacctctgatcgtcttttccatagcttttctctatgtctttctgtgctcatagttttgaggtttttgcaaaactatcatgATAatctcatttttgattctaaacatcttccctacgttctcctgagtatgtttagctaataatactgcgccgattctcgaaaaactaccgtcgagtttcaattatgctaaaaatacccattttggggcaaagcttcgtcctttgggctgaaaactatcgccttagcttagtgctagtaggattagttgtcataaacgtcgttggtgacgtccccatccaatttgctttttgaaatttcagttttgaatttctgagctaaaaatattgaccaaaatacccctgcgacagttttcgatccgataattttccgagtttagaatacccttagttacggccaatgatagcataggaaccaagtttgatcgaagaaaaatcgagccacctaattacctaaagtggccgagcactctAAGGGAGGatgaggaaaatttctttttcaaaaacttgtcctttcgcgctagattatcgtacctcggagtatgtactacttcgtgtaaccttagtgagtatt is a window of Lotus japonicus ecotype B-129 chromosome 5, LjGifu_v1.2 DNA encoding:
- the LOC130720821 gene encoding nuclear intron maturase 3, mitochondrial gives rise to the protein MLALLRIRRTIFTSNSNILPLSHSHSHSHSTLALQPIQPLTKTQLKTLVLTNYSHGNFTDLVKNVVASPSVLFTACYNLAAPPRTPFLPERFTIESVGRELRENRFDVGACCVPLTPPSGRIHASPLVLPNLKLKVVIEAVRMVLEAVYDERFATFCYGGRVGMGRHTAIRYLKNSVENPSWWFTVRFKPQKFEHFHVEKLCCLIEGKVKDGDLIDLIKRLFEHKALVIEFGGNSLGRGLPQECGLCSILMNIYFDGFDKEIQEIRLRENRESRELNPKLNDSGLESGVFYNPVKVYAVRYLDEILVATSGSSKILAMELMRGVVASLEVDLCLCVDKVNTAIHSAVSEKIEFLGMELQAVAPSVLNPPMSQKAMRARKKYLRQKEVRALELKNARERNRRKLGLRIFNHVYKKMKRSDGFKFEFSIENEVREIVKSWADEVVLEFLGNVDECQEWHRSLTAGDFLSLRHIRNQLPPELVDAYDEFQEQVNKHLNPVKARKAIEEEEIREKEEEEQRYAKGTVDDLTRLCMKVDAPVILIRKAVKLFGFTNHMGRPRPIEFLAALEDSDIIKWYAGVARRWLDFFCCCHNFKMVKTIVSYHLRFSCILTLAEKHESTKREAIKHFSKDLKVYDMNGNDEVHFPTEREIKMMGDKNLSDPKPVDGALSLAIVRLAYDEPPSHCIAHFCDNSTRVFYRVHLLQNSLNLNPLENEKWVQGMGTIHESLNRKCLPLCTDHVHDLYMGRITLQDIDCSSCVDVD